In Aptenodytes patagonicus unplaced genomic scaffold, bAptPat1.pri.cur scaffold_128, whole genome shotgun sequence, the following proteins share a genomic window:
- the CDON gene encoding cell adhesion molecule-related/down-regulated by oncogenes isoform X3: MHPDPGRLQALLFIAAAGLISATSSDLTPRFISEPLSTVQKSGGPVQLRCSAEPSTARLSWLFNGEPLDSRVGEVEIQSGSLTIVSLSLSTSGRYQCVANSSVGAVVSRPATVSMGSLANFDTSVKPAVAAEEGGTAFIGCKVPESNPKAQVRFQVRGKWLEQSTDNYLILPSGNLQILNVSLEDKGSYKCAVYNPVTDDLRTELTGRKLVVTRSSSGGFHILHPLAPQSLAVPRHSSLTLECVVSGSPPASVRWVKDGRDALRKGRWKLLHSHLVTDRLEASDSGNYSCVVGNEFGAVKYANYSLTILEPASISKGLQDETVAAGATVHFWCDVRGSPVPTLTWLHNAAPLRLSPRHLPTGNRLRIRGVTREDSGLYQCVANNGVGFAQSTGRLRVQPGKGSRPVIVSPPASIAVVDGGDVTLSCNATGLPLPVIRWYDSRGLITSHPSQVLHSKPQKPPQAMPGSAVAEPTYFSVSQAGLSSLHVRNVTPERAGEYTCEAINEHGSVVSKAFLTVVPLETGTTAEEMAPVEIAQSDESGGDFGAETAFSSSPPAKLHLDAAGTEKASNAAAPPEAPIILSPPQTLKPDTYNLVWRSGRDGGLPINAYFVKYRKLDDGVSAVGSWHTVRVPGSENELRLTELEPSSLYEVLMVARSAAGEGQPAMLTFRTSKERTSSSKNTQALSPPVGIPKHPVIHEGTNNFGVVLPDLSRHSGVPEAPDRPTISTASESSVYVTWIPRANGGSPITAFKVEYKRLGRNSDWLIAADNISPSKLSVEVRNLEPGEMYRFRVIAVNNYGESPRSAASRPYQVAGFTSRFSNRPITGPHIAYTEAISDTQIMLKWTYITSSNNNTPIQGFYIYYRPTDSDNDSDYKRDVVEGTKQWHLINHLQPETSYDIKMQCYNEGGESEYSNVMICETKVKRTPGASEYPVRDLSTPPNPPDRVGGSGAGPANGPVRSSDMLYLIVGCVLGVMVLILIVFIAMCLWKNRQQNAMQKYDPPGYLYQGADINGQMIEYTTLPGTSRVNGSIHGNFISNGGLSNGCPHVHHKVANGVNGIMNGGAGLYPGHTSSLSRTHMDYEHPHHLVNVSHQNQRHFQQQRATCRAPRRTLSAGRFGDETSESPRHGGHVLGLRRPGVQRPAGGGRQGESGAALRPASVLSRRREPALRGLRGR, translated from the exons ATGCATCCAGATCCTGGACGCTTACAGGCACTGCTCTTCATCGCCGCTGCCGGTCTCATCTCTGCCACGAGTTCAG atttAACTCCCCGTTTTATTTCTGAGCCCTTGTCTACCGTCCAGAAGTCTGGTGGGCCCGTACAACTCCGCTGCTCTGCCGAGCCCTCCACGGCTCGCCTTTCTTGGCTGTTTAATGGGGAGCCTCTGGACAGCAGGGTGGGAGAAGTGGAAATCCAGTCAGGATCTTTGACAATCGTCTCCCTCAGCCTGTCAACCTCTGGTCGCTATCAGTGCGTTGCTAACAGCAGCGTGGGTGCCGTTGTGAGCAGGCCTGCAACGGTATCGATGGGCA GTTTAGCTAATTTTGATACGTCAGTGAAACCTGCCGTTGCAGCAGAGGAAGGCGGTACGGCTTTCATTGGATGCAAGGTGCCAGAAAGTAACCCTAAAGCACAGGTTCGCTTTCAGGTGCGAGGCAAATGGCTGGAACAATCAACAG ATAACTACCTAATTCTTCCATCTGGAAACCTGCAGATTTTGAATGTATCTTTAGAAGACAAAGGATCCTATAAATGTGCAGTGTACAACCCAGTTACCGACGATCTCAGAACAGAACTCACTGGACGTAAGCTCGTAGTCACAC gctccTCCTCAGGTGGCTTCCACATACTTCACCCCCTGGCACCCCAGAGCCTGGCGGTGCCCCGGCACAGCTCTCTGACGCTAGAATGTGTTGTCAGCGGGTCGCCTCCTGCCTCCGTCCGCTGGGTTAAAGACGGCCGGGATGCGCTGAGAAAAGGCAGATGGAAGCTGCTGCACTCCCATCTGGTGACGGACAGGCTTGAGGCATCGGACTCTGGAAATTACTCCTGCGTGGTGGGAAATGAATTTGGAGCAGTGAAATACGCTAACTATTCACTTACTATACTTG AACCTGCCTCGATCTCCAAGGGACTGCAAGATGAAACCGTGGCCGCTGGAGCGACTGTGCATTTCTGGTGCGACGTCCGCGGAAGCCCTGTGCCGACCCTCACCTGGCTGCACAACGCGGCTCCCCTCCGTCTCTCTCCACGACACCTGCCGACGGGAAACCGTCTGCGGATCCGTGGCGTCACCCGAGAGGACTCTGGCTTGTACCAGTGTGTAGCAAACAATGGGGTTGGATTTGCGCAGTCCACTGGGAGACTTCGTGTCCAGCCAG gcAAAGGCTCTAGGCCAGTTATAGTCTCTCCACCAGCAAGCATCGCTGTGGTAGACGGTGGGGACGTTACGCTGTCTTGCAATGCCACTGGCCTGCCCCTTCCCGTGATCCGTTGGTACGACAGCAGAGGACTTATTACCAGCCACCCTTCCCAGGTGCTTCATTCAAAACCGCAGAAACCTCCTCAAGCGATGCCGGGCAGCGCCGTTGCAGAGCCCACCTACTTCTCCGTGTCTCAAGCGGGCTTGAGCTCCTTGCACGTTAGGAACGTGACCCCTGAGCGTGCCGGGGAGTACACGTGCGAAGCCATCAACGAGCACGGCTCCGTGGTGTCAAAAGCCTTCCTTACAGTTG TTCCTTTAGAAACTGGCACGACAGCAGAAGAAATGGCTCCCGTGGAGATTGCCCAGAGCGATGAAAGCGGCGGTGATTTTGGTGCAGAAACGGCGTTTTCGAGCTCGCCTCCAGCAAAATTGCATTTGGATGCAGCTGGAACGGAAAAAGCCTCGAATGCCGCCGCTCCCCCCGAAGCCCCCATCATCCTCAGCCCCCCGCAGACGCTGAAGCCAGACACGTACAACCTGGTGTGGCGTtcagggagggatgggggcttGCCCATCAATGCCTATTTTGTCAAATACCGCAAG CTGGACGACGGCGTCAGTGCAGTGGGAAGCTGGCACACCGTGCGTGTCCCTGGCAGTGAGAACGAGCTGCGGCTTACCGAGCTGGAGCCTTCCAGCCTGTATGAAGTTTTAATGGTGGCGAGGAGTGCTGCTGGCGAAGGCCAGCCTGCTATGCTGACATTTCGCACCAGCAAAG AAAGAACATCATCCTCGAAAAACACTCAGGCTCTGTCTCCGCCAGTAGGCATTCCTAAACATCCCGTCATTCACGAAGGGACAAATAATTTCGGTGTCGTCCTTCCAGACCTGTCCCGACACAGCGGAG ttcCAGAAGCTCCCGACCGACCCACGATCTCCACAGCATCAGAGTCATCCGTCTACGTCACGTGGATACCGCGAGCAAACGGGGGCTCCCCCATTACTGCCTTTAAAGTGGAGTATAAACGCTTGGGTCGAAACAGTGACTGGCTAATTGCAGCTGATAACATTTCTCCTTCCAAGCTGTCTGTGGAAGTTCGTAACTTGGAGCCAG GAGAAATGTATAGGTTCCGTGTGATTGCTGTGAACAATTATGGAGAGAGCCCACGCAGTGCAGCATCTCGCCCTTACCAAGTAGCCGGATTTACCAGCCGCTTTTCCAACCGCCCTATCACAGGACCTCACATTGCTTATACCGAAGCCATCAGCGACACTCAGATCATGTTAAAATGGACG TATATTACATCAAGCAATAACAACACGCCCATCCAAGGATTTTATATCTATTACCGGCCTACGGACAGCGACAACGATAGTGACTACAAGAGGGATGTCGTGGAAG gtacgAAGCAGTGGCATTTGATAAATCACCTGCAGCCAGAAACATCTTACGACATTAAAATGCAGTGCTATAACGAAGGTGGTGAAAGCGAGTACAGCAACGTGATGATCTGCGAAACCAAAG TGAAACGCACGCCGGGAGCGTCCGAATATCCAGTGAGGGACCTGAGTACGCCACCAAATCCCCCCGACCGGGTTGGGGGAAGCGGAGCCGGGCCTGCAAACGGCCCCGTTCGGAGCAGTGACATGCTGTACTTGATCGTGGGCTGCGTCCTCGGGGTGATGGTCCTTATTCTCATTGTTTTCATTGCCATGTGCCTGTGGAAGAACCGTCAGCAAAACGCCATGCAGA AATATGACCCTCCTGGCTATCTCTATCAAGGGGCGGACATCAACGGGCAAATGATCGAGTACACGACCTTACCCGGCACAAGCCGAGTCAACGGCAGCATCCACGGAAACTTCATAAGCAACGGCGGCCTCAGCAACGGCTGTCCGCATGTCCATCATAAAGTTGCTAATGGAGTTAACGGGATCATGAATGGAGGAGCTGGACTGTACCCAGGGCACACCAGCTCCCTGTCCAGGACGCACATGGACTATGAACATCCCCACCATCTTGTGAAC GTGTCTCACCAAAACCAACGGCACTTTCAGCAGCAGCGCGCTACCTGTCGTGCCCCTCGTCGCACCTTATCAGCAGGACGGTTTGGAGATGAAACCTCTGAATCACCGCGTCATGGTGGCCATGTGCTTGGCCTCCGCCGTCCCGGAGTGCAGCGCCCGGCTGGAGGAGGACGGCAAGGAGAAAGCGGAGCAGCCCTCCGCCCAGCATCCGTGCTGTCGAGAAGGCGTGAACCGGCTCTCCGTGGATTACGCGGACG GTGA